Proteins from a genomic interval of Lycium ferocissimum isolate CSIRO_LF1 chromosome 2, AGI_CSIRO_Lferr_CH_V1, whole genome shotgun sequence:
- the LOC132033943 gene encoding small ribosomal subunit protein uS11c codes for MAKAIPKISSRRSGRIGSRKGARRIPKGVIHVQASFNNTIVTVTDVRGRVVSWSSAGTSGFKGTRRGTPFAAQTAAANAIRTVVDQGMQRAEVMIKGPGLGRDAALRAIRRSGILLTFVRDVTPMPHNGCRPPKKRRV; via the coding sequence ATGGCAAAAGCTATACCGAAAATTAGTTCGCGTAGGAGTGGACGTATTGGTTCACGTAAGGGTGCACGTAGAATACCAAAGGGAGTTATTCATGTTCAAGCAAGTTTCAATAATACCATTGTCACTGTTACAGATGTACGGGGTCGAGTAGTTTCTTGGTCCTCTGCTGGTACTTCTGGATTCAAAGGTACGAGAAGAGGAACACCGTTTGCTGCTCAAACCGCAGCAGCAAACGCTATCCGTACAGTAGTGGATCAAGGTATGCAACGAGCAGAAGTCATGATAAAAGGTCCCGGTCTCGGAAGAGATGCAGCATTACGAGCTATTCGTCGAAGTGGTATACTATTAACTTTCGTACGGGATGTAACTCCTATGCCACATAATGGCTGTAGACCTCCGAAAAAAAGACGTGTGTAG
- the LOC132033995 gene encoding LOW QUALITY PROTEIN: protein Ycf2 B-like (The sequence of the model RefSeq protein was modified relative to this genomic sequence to represent the inferred CDS: inserted 5 bases in 3 codons) — MRGHQFKSWIFELREILREIKNSHHFLDSWTQFNSVGSFIHIFFHQERFLKLFDPRIWSILLSRNSQGSTSNRYFTIKGVILFVVAVLIYRINNRNMVERKNLYLIGLLPIPMNSIGPRNDTLEESVGSSNINRLIVSLLYLPKGKKISESCFLNPKESTWVLPITKKCSMPESNWGSRWWRNWIGKKRDSSCKISNETVAGIEILFKEKDLKYLEFLFVYYMDDPIRKDHDWELFDRLSLRKSRNRINLNSGPLFEILVKHWISYLMSAFREKIPIEVEGFFKQQGAGSTIQSNDIEHVSHLFSRNKWAISLQNCAQFHMWQFRQDLFVSWGKNPPESDFLRNVSRENWIWLDNVWLVNKDRFFSKVQNVSSNIQYDSTRSSFVQVTDSSQLKGSSDQSRDHLDSISNEDSEYHTLINQREIQQRKERSILWDPSFLQTERKEIESGRFPKCLSGYSSMSRLFTEREKQMINHLFPEEIEEFLGNPTRSVRSFFSDRWSELHLGSNPTERSTRDQKLLKKQQDLSFVPSRRSEKKEMVNIFKIITYLQNTVSIHPISSDPGCDMVPKDEPDMDSSNKISFLNKNPFFDLFHLFHDRNRGGYTLHYDFESEERFQEMADLFTLSITEPDLVYHKGFAFSIXSCGLDQKQFLNEARDESKKKSLLVLPPIFYEENESFSRRIRKKWVRISCGNDLEDPKPKIVVFASNNIMEAVTQYRLIRNLIQIQYSTYGYIRNVLNRFFLMNRSDRNFEYGIQRDQIGKDTLNHRTIMKYTINQYLSNLKKSQKKWFEPLILISRTERSMNRDPDAYRYKWSNGSKNFQEHLEQSVSEQKSRFQVVFDQLRIIQYSIDWSEVIDKKDLSKSLRLFLSKPLRFFLSKSLLFLSKSLLFLSNSLPFFCVSFGNIPIHRSEIYIYELKGPNDQLCNQLLESIGLQIVHLKKLKPFLLDDHDTSQKSKFLINGGTISPFLFNKIPKWMIDSFHTRNNRRKSFDNPDSYFSMIFHDQDNWLNPVKPFHRSSLISSFYKANRLRFLNNPHHFCFYWNTRFPFSVEKARINNSDFTYGQFLNILFIRNKIFSLCVGNKKHAFWGRDTISPIESQVSNIFIPNDFPQSGDETYNLYKSFHFPSRSDPFVRRAIYSIADISGTPLTEGQIVNFERTYCQPLSDMNLSDSEGKNLHQYLNFNSNMDLIHTPCSEKDLSSEKRKKRSLCLKKCVEKGQMYRTFQRDSAFSTLSKWNLFQTYMPWFLTSTGYKYLNLIFLDTFSDLLPILSSSQKFVSIFPDIMHGSGISWRILQKKLCLPQWNLISEISEISSKCLHNLLLSEEMIHRNNESPLISTHLRSPNAREFLYSILFLLLVAGYLVRTHLFFVSRASSELQTEFEKVKSLMIPSSMIELRKLLDRYPTSEPNSFWLKNLFLVALEQLGDSLEEIRGSASGGNMLGPAYGVKSIRSKKKDWNINLIEIIDLIPNPINRIXFSRNTRHLSHTSKEIYSLIRKRKNVNGDWIDDKIESWVANSDSIADEEREFLVQFSTLTTENRIDQILLSLTHSDHLSKNDSGYQMIEQPGAIYLRYLVDIHKKHLMNYEFNPSCLAERRIFLAHYQTITYSQTSCGENRFHFPSHGKPFSLRLALSPSRGILVIGSIGTGRSYLVKYLATNSYVPFITVFLNKFLDNKPKGFLLDEINIDDSDDIDDSDNLDASDDIDRDLDTELELLTRMNGLTMDMMPEIDRFYITLQFELAKAMSPCIIWIPNIHDLDVNESNDLSLGLLVNHLSRDCERCSTRNILVIASTHIPQKVDPALIAPNKLNTCIKIRRLLIPQQRKNFFTLSYTRGFHLEKKMFHTNGFGSITMGSNARDLVALTNEVLSISITQKKSIIDTNTIRSALHRQTWDLRSQVRSVQDHGILFYQIGRAVAQNVLLSNCPIDPISIYMKKKSCNEGDSYLYKWYFELGTSMKRLTILLYLLSCSAGSVAQDLWSLSGPDEKNGITSYGLVENDSDLVHGLLEVEGALVGSSRTEKDCSQFDNDRVTLLLRPEPRNPLDMMQKGSCSILDQRFLYEKYESEFEEGEGEGALDPQEDLFNHIVWAPRIWRPWGFLFDCIERPNELGFPYWSRSFRGKRIIYDEEDALQENDSGFLQSGTXQYQTRDRSSKEQGLFRISQFIWDPADPLFFLFKDQPPGSVFSHRELFADEEMSKGLLTSQTDPPTSIYKRWFIKNTQEKHFELLINRQRWLRTNSSLSNGSFRSNTLSESYQYLSNLFLSNGTLLDQMTKTLLRKRWLFPDEMKIGFM; from the exons ATGAGAGGACATCAATTCAAATCCTGGATTTTCGAATTGAGAGAGATATTGAGAGAGATCAAGAATTCTCACCATTTCTTAGATTCATGGACCCAATTCAATTCAGTGGGAtccttcattcacatttttttccACCAAGAACGTTTTCTAAAACTCTTTGACCCCCGAATTTGGAGTATCCTACTTTCACGCAATTCACAGGGTTCAACAAGCAATCGATATTTCACGATCAAGGGTGTAATACTCTTTGTAGTAGCGGTCCTTATATATCGTATTAACAATCGAAATATGGTCGAAAGAAAAAATCTCTATTTGATAGGGCTTCTTCCTATACCTATGAATTCCATTGGACCCAGAAATGATACATTGGAAGAATCCGTTGGGTCTTCCAATATCAATAGGTTGATTGTTTCTCTCCTGTATCTTCCCAAAGGAAAAAAGATCTCTGAGAGTTGTTTCCTGAATCCGAAAGAGAGTACTTGGGTTCTCCCAATAACTAAAAAGTGTAGCATGCCTGAATCTAACTGGGGTTCGCgttggtggaggaactggatcGGAAAAAAGAGGGATTCTAGTTGTAAGATATCTAATGAAACCGTCGCTGGAATTGAGATCTTATTCAAAGAGAAAGATCTCAAATATCTGGAGTTtctttttgtatattatatggatgATCCGATCCGCAAGGACCATGATTGGGAATTGTTTGATCGTCTTTCTCTGAGGAAGAGTCGAAATAGAATCAACTTGAATTCGGGACCGCTATTCGAAATCTTAGTGAAACACTGGATTTCTTATCTCATGTCTGCTTTTCGTGAAAAAATACCAATTGAAGTGGAGGGTTTCTTCAAACAACAAGGGGCTGGGTCAACTATTCAATCAAATGATATTGAGCATGTTTCCCATCTCTTCTCGAGAAACAAGTGGGCTATTTCTTTGCAAAACTGTGCTCAATTTCATATGTGGCAATTCCGCCAAGATCTCTTCGTTAGTTGGGGGAAGAATCCGCCCGAATCGGATTTTTTGAGGAACGTATCGAGAGAGAATTGGATTTGGTTAGACAATGTGTGGTTGGTAAACAAGGATCGGTTTTTTAGCAAGGTACAGAATGTATCGTCAAATATTCAATATGATTCCACAAGATCTAGTTTCGTTCAAGTAACGGATTCTAGCCAACTGAAAGGATCTTCTGATCAATCCAGAGATCATTTGGATTCCATTAGTAATGAGGATTCGGAATATCACACATTGATTAATCAAAGAGAGATTCAACAACGAAAAGAAAGATCAATTCTTTGGGATCCTTCCTTTCTTCAAACGGAACGAAAAGAGATAGAATCAGGCCGATTCCCGAAATGCCTTTCTGGATATTCCTCAATGTCCCGGCTATTCACGGAACGTGAGAAGCAGATGATTAATCATCTGTTTCCGGAAGAAATCGAAGAATTTCTTGGGAATCCTACAAGATCCGTTCGTTCTTTTTTCTCTGATAGATGGTCAGAACTTCATCTGGGTTCGAATCCTACTGAGAGGTCCACTAGAGATCAGAAATTGTTGAAGAAACAACAAGATCTTTCTTTTGTCCCTTCCAGGCgatcggaaaagaaagaaatggttaatATATTCAAGATAATTACGTATTTACAAAATACCGTCTCAATTCATCCTATTTCATCAGATCCGGGATGTGATATGGTTCCGAAGGATGAACCGGATATGGACAGTTCCAATAAGATTTCATTCTTGaacaaaaatccattttttgatttatttcatcTATTCCATGACCGGAACAGGGGAGGATACACGTTACACTACGATTTTGAATCAGAAGAGAGATTTCAAGAAATGGCAGATCTATTCACTCTATCAATAACCGAGCCGGATCTGGTGTATCATAAGGGATTTGCCTTTTCTAT GTCCTGCGGATTGGATCAAAAACAATTCTTGAATGAGGCCAGGGATGAATCGAAAAAGAAATCTTTATTGGTTCTACCTCCTATTTTTTATGAAGAGAATGAATCTTTTTCTCGAAGGATCAGAAAAAAATGGGTCCGGATCTCCTGCGGGAATGATTTGGAAGATCCAAAACCAAAAATAGTGGTATTTGCTAGCAACAACATAATGGAGGCAGTCACTCAATATAGATTGATCCGAAATCTGATTCAAATCCAATATAGTACCTATGGGTACATAAGAAATGTATTGAATCGATTCTTTTTAATGAATAGATCCGATCGCAACTTCGAATATGGAATTCAAAGGGATCAAATAGGAAAGGATACTCTGAATCATAGAACTATAATGAAATATACGATCAACCAATATTTATCGAATTTGAAAAAGAGTCAGAAGAAATGGTTCGAGCCTCTTATTTTGATTTCTCGAACCGAGAGATCCATGAATCGGGATCCTGATGCATATAGATACAAATGGTCCAATGGGAGCAAGAATTTCCAGGAACATTTGGAACAGTCCGTTTCGGAGCAGAAGAGCCGTTTTCAAGTAGTGTTCGATCAATTACGTATTATTCAATATTCGATTGATTGGTCTGAGGTTATCGACAAAAAAGATTTGTCTAAGTCACTTCGTCTCTTTTTGTCTAAGCCACTTCGTTTCTTTTTGTCCAAGTCACTTCTTTTTTTGTCCAAGTCACTTCTTTTTTTGTCTAACTCACTTCCTTTTTTCTGTGTGAGTTTCGGAAATATCCCCATTCATAGGTCCGAGATCTACATCTATGAATTGAAAGGTCCGAATGATCAACTCTGCAATCAGTTGTTAGAATCAATAGGTCTTCAAATTGTtcatttgaaaaaattgaaaccctTCTTATTGGACGATCATGATACTTCCCAAAAATCGAAATTCTTGATCAATGGAGGAACAATATCACCATTTTTGTTCAATAAGATACCAAAGTGGATGATTGACTCATTCCATACTAGAAATAATCGCAGGAAATCCTTTGATAACCCGGATTCCTATTTCTCAATGATATTCCACGATCAAGACAATTGGCTGAATCCCGTGAAACCATTTCATAGAAGTTCATTGATATCTTCTTTTTATAAAGCAAATCGACTTCGATTCTTGAATAATCCACATCACTTCTGCTTCTATTGGAACACAAGATTCCCCTTTTCTGTGGAAAAGGCCCGTATCAATAATTCTGATTTTACGTATGGACAATTCCTCAATATCTTGTTCATTCgcaacaaaatattttctttgtgcGTCGGTAacaaaaaacatgctttttggGGGAGAGATACTATTTCACCAATCGAGTCACAGGTTTCTAACATATTCATACCTAACGATTTTCCACAAAGTGGTGACGAAACGTATAACTTGTACAAATCTTTCCATTTTCCAAGTCGATCCGATCCATTCGTTCGTAGAGCTATTTACTCGATCGCAGACATTTCTGGAACACCTCTAACAGAGGGgcaaatagtcaattttgaaagaacttattgTCAACCTCTTTCAGATATGAATCTATCTGATTCAGAAGGGAAGAACTTGCATCAGTatctcaatttcaattcaaacaTGGATTTGATTCACACTCCATGTTCTGAGAAAGATTTATCATCCGAAAAGAGGAAAAAACGGAGTCTTTGTCTAAAGAAATGCGTTGAGAAAGGGCAGATGTATAGAACCTTTCAACGAGATAGTGCTTTTTCAACTCTCTCAAAATGGAATCTATTCCAAACATATATGCCATGGTTCCTTACTTCGACAGGGTACAAATAtctaaatttgatatttttagaTACTTTTTCAGACCTATTGCCAATACTAAGTAGCAGTCAAAAATTTGTATCCATTTTTCCTGATATTATGCATGGATCAGGTATATCATGGCGAATTCTTCAGAAAAAATTGTGTCTTCCACAATGGAATCTGATAAGTGAGATAAGTGAGATCTCGAGTAAGTGTTTACATAATCTTCTTCTGTCCGAAGAAATGATTCATCGAAATAATGAGTCACCATTGATATCGACACATCTGAGATCGCCAAATGCTCGGGAGTTCCTCTATTCAatccttttccttcttcttgTTGCTGGATATCTCGTTCGTACACATCTTTTCTTTGTTTCCCGGGCCTCTAGTGAGTTACAGACAGAGTTCGAAAAGGTCAaatctttgatgattccatCATCTATGATTGAGTTGCGAAAACTTCTGGATAGGTATCCTACATCTGAACCGAATTCTTTCTGGTTAAAGAATCTCTTTCTAGTTGCTCTGGAACAATTAGGAGATTCTCTAGAAGAAATACGGGGTTCTGCTTCTGGCGGCAACATGCTTGGTCCCGCTTATGGGGTCAAATCAATACGTTCTAAGAAGAAAGATTGGAATATCAATCTCATCGAGATCATCGATCTCATACCAAATCCCATCAATCGAAT TTTTTCGAGAAATACGAGAcatctaagtcatacaagtaaAGAGATCTATTCAttgataagaaaaagaaaaaacgtgAACGGGGATTGGATTGATGATAAAATAGAATCCTGGGTCGCGAACAGTGATTCGATTGCTGATGAAGAAAGAGAATTCTTGGTTCAGTTCTCCACCTTAACGACAGAAAATAGGATTGATCAAATTCTATTGAGTCTGACTCATAGTGATCATTTATCAAAGAATGACTCTGGTTATCAAATGATTGAACAACCGGGAGCAATTTACTTACGATACTTAGTTGACATTCATAAAAAGCATCTAATGAATTATGAGTTCAATCCATCCTGTTTAGCAGAAAGACGGATATTCCTTGCTCATTATCAGACAATCACTTATTCACAAACTTCGTGTGGGGAAAATcgttttcatttcccatctcaTGGAAAACCCTTTTCGCTCCGCTTAGCCTTATCCCCCTCTAGGGGTATTTTAGTGATAGGTTCTATAGGAACTGGACGATCCTATTTGGTCAAATACCTAGCGACAAACTCCTATGTTCCTTTCATTACGGTATTTCTGAACAAGTTCCTGGATAACAAGCCTAAAGGTTTTCTTCTTGATGAGATCAATATTGATGATAGTGACGATATTGATGATAGTGACAATCTTGATGCTAGTGACGATATCGATCGTGACCTTGATACGGAGCTGGAACTGCTAACTAGGATGAATGGGCTAACTATGGATATGATGCCGGAAATAGACCGATTTTATATCACCCTTCAATTCGAATTAGCAAAAGCAATGTCTCCTTGCATAATATGGATTCCAAACATTCATGATCTGGATGTGAATGAGTCGAATGACTTATCCCTCGGTCTATTAGTGAACCATCTCTCCAGGGATTGTGAAAGATGTTCTACTAGAAATATTCTTGTTATTGCTTCGACTCATATTCCCCAAAAAGTGGATCCCGCTCTAATAGCTCCGAATAAATTAAATACGTGCATTAAGATACGAAGGCTTCTTATTCCACAACAACGAAAGAACTTTTTCACTCTTTCATATACTAGGGGATTTCACTTGGAAAAGAAAATGTTCCATACTAACGGATTCGGGTCCATAACCATGGGTTCCAATGCACGAGATCTTGTAGCACTTACCAATGAGGTCCTATCGATTAGTATTACACAGAAGAAATCAATTATAGACACTAATACAATTAGATCCGCTCTTCATAGACAAACTTGGGATTTGCGATCCCAGGTAAGATCGGTTCAGGATCATGGGATCCTTTTCTATCAGATAGGAAGGGCTGTAGCACAAAATGTACTTCTAAGTAATTGCCCCATAGAtcctatatctatctatatgaAGAAGAAATCATGTAACGAAGGGGATTCTTATTTGTACAAATGGTACTTCGAGCTTGGAACGAGCATGAAGAGATTAACGATACTTCTTTATCTTTTGAGTTGTTCTGCCGGATCGGTCGCTCAAGATCTTTGGTCTTTATCCGGACCCGATGAAAAAAATGGGATCACTTCTTATGGACTCGTTGAGAATGATTCTGATCTAGTTCATGGCCTATTAGAAGTAGAAGGCGCTCTGGTGGGATCTTCACGGACAGAAAAAGATTGCAGTCAGTTTGATAATGATCGAGTGACATTGCTTCTTCGGCCCGAACCGAGGAATCCCTTAGATATGATGCAAAAGGGCTCTTGTTCTATCCTTGATCAGAGATTTCtctatgaaaaatatgaatcGGAGTTTGAAGAAGGGGAGGGAGAAGGAGCCCTTGACCCGCAGGAGGATTTATTCAATCACATAGTTTGGGCTCCTAGAATATGGCGCCCTTGGGGCTTTCTATTTGATTGTATCGAAAGGCCCAATGAATTGGGATTTCCCTATTGGTCCAGGTCATTTCGGGGCAAGCGGATCATTTATGATGAAGAGGATGCGCTTCAAGAGAATGATTCGGGGTTCTTGCAGAGTGGAA TGCAGTACCAGACACGAGATAGATCTTCCAAAGAACAAGGCCTTTTTCGAATAAGCCAATTCATTTGGGACCCTGCAGATCCACTCTTTTTCCTATTCAAAGATCAGCCCCCTGGCTCTGTGTTTTCACATCGAGAATTATTTGCAGATGAAGAGATGTCAAAGGGGCTTCTTACTTCCCAAACAGATCCTCCTACATCTATATATAAACGCTGGTTTATCAAGAATACGCAAGAAAAGCACTTCGAATTGTTGATTAATCGTCAGAGATGGCTTAGAACCAATAGTTCATTATCTAATGGATCTTTCCGTTCTAATACTCTATCCGAGAGTTATCAGTATTTATCAAATCTGTTCCTATCTAACGGAACGCTATTGGATCAAATGACAAAGACATTGTTGAGAAAAAGATGGCTTTTCCCGGAtgaaatgaaaattggattCATGTAA
- the LOC132034018 gene encoding small ribosomal subunit protein uS7cz/uS7cy, which produces MSRRGTAEKKTAKSDPIYRNRLVNMLVNRILKHGKKSLAYQIIYRAVKKIQQKTETNPLSVLRQAIRGVTPDITVKARRVGGSTHQVPIEIGSTQGKALAIRWLLAASRKRPGRNMAFKLSSELVDAAKGSGDAIRKKEETHRMAEANRAFAHFR; this is translated from the coding sequence ATGTCACGTCGAGGTACTGCAGAAAAAAAAACAGCAAAATCCGATCCAATTTATCGTAATCGATTAGTTAACATGTTGGTTAACCGTATTCTGAAACACGGAAAAAAATCATTGGCTTATCAAATTATCTATCGAGCCGTGAAAAAGATTCAACAAAAGACAGAAACAAATCCACTATCCGTTTTACGTCAAGCAATACGTGGAGTAACTCCCGATATAACAGTAAAAGCAAGACGTGTAGGTGGATCGACTCATCAAGTTCCCATTGAAATAGGATCCACACAAGGAAAAGCACTTGCCATTCGTTGGTTATTAGCGGCATCCCGAAAACGTCCGGGTCGAAATATGGCTTTCAAATTAAGTTCCGAATTAGTGGATGCTGCCAAAGGGAGTGGCGATGCCATACGCAAAAAGGAAGAGACTCATAGAATGGCAGAGGCAAATAGAGCTTTTGCACATTTTCGTTAA